The following proteins are co-located in the Desulfoscipio sp. XC116 genome:
- a CDS encoding DUF3791 domain-containing protein, whose product MSAEGKFLVFCIEMYKAAKNLTGKEAISLFKRYGVSDYVLSCYEALHTTGTNYIVEDIDLFLEARQYG is encoded by the coding sequence ATGAGCGCAGAGGGAAAATTTTTAGTTTTTTGCATTGAGATGTACAAAGCGGCAAAAAACTTGACCGGAAAAGAGGCGATAAGTCTTTTCAAACGATACGGCGTTTCCGATTATGTGCTTTCCTGCTACGAGGCATTGCATACTACCGGGACGAATTACATCGTTGAGGATATTGATTTGTTTTTGGAAGCCCGTCAGTATGGTTGA